The nucleotide sequence CTTGTGTTCAAGAAGCGCATCCGGCTATCGTGTGGAATTTGTCATAGAGATTGAGACATCGTCGCGCAGCAGCTTCGTGTACGCCCCGCCGCAGGACATGGACACGCCGCCGCCGGGAACCAGCCTGCTGCAAATAGAGCCTCTGGCCCCAATGTGGGCCTTGGCGTGCTACTGGCGGGACTGACGCCGCCCCGCCGTCGGACAACCCGCGTCTGGAGATCCTGCGGCTGGCCCCGCTGTGGGCCGTGCTCTCCTACGGCTAGTGTCGCGTCCACGATAAGCACATCGCGCATTTCGCAGAAAAAAGACTAAAATCATTAATTTTTCTTAAAAAACTCTCGTATTTGTTAAGGGACGCGACACGGGGACGCCCCGCAACCAGCCCACAGCGCCAAAACGCGCCATGCTCCCGGCCTTGCCTATTTCCCGGCCCTGGCCTACAGCCAAAGCATGGATATTCCTGCCAAGGACGCCATCGCCGCCGCCAACCGGCGCTACAAACGCAGTCTGACCCTGCGCTACCTCATCGCCCTGGCCCTGGCCGCCGTCCTGGCCCTTTGCTCCTATCTGCTTTTTCGCCACATCATGGCCGCCGTGGACCGCGCCGCCGCCGTCACCGCCGTGTCCGGCTCCCAGCGCCTGCTTACCCAACGCGTACTGGCCCAGTGTCTGCTCCTGGCCGCCGCCGACGACGACGAAACCCGGCGCGACATCAAGGCCCGGCTGGGGCAAGCCCTTTCCGCCCTGCAGGTCAACCACCAGCGCCTGCTGGCCGACCTCGACGATCCCGCCTCCCTGGCCGCCGCCGCCCCGGACCTGCGTGACATCTACTTCAAGCCGCCCTATGACCTGGACAAGGGGATGCGCCTTTTCCTCAAAAACGCCCGGGCCTTCGCCACCTCCGAAGCGGCCCGGCCGTCCCTGTCCGACGAGGCGTTCCTCAATCTGCTGGCTTACGGCGAAAACGAATTGCTGCGCGACCTCGGCTTTGTCATCCAGCGTTACCAGCAGTTGGCCATGTCGCGGCTGACGGTGCTGCGCCGGCTGGAAAGCGGGGCCGCCCTGGGCATGATGGCCGTTTTGGCCGCGTCGGGACTGTTTATTTTCCGGCCCATGGTGCGCCGCATCTGCGCCGACCGGGAACGTCTGCAGGGAGCCAATGACGCCCTGGCCGAACTGGCCGTCACCGACCAGCTGACCGGAGCCTACAACCGGCTCAAATTCAATGAGGTGATGCACACCCAGGTGGCCCGGTCCGCCCGCTACGGCGAGGCCCTGTCCGTGGTCATGTTCGACATCGACCATTTCAAGGTGGTCAACGACACCTACGGCCACGGGGCCGGCGACGACATGTTGCGGGAGCTGGCCCGGCGGGTGATCGAGGCCACGCGCGGCGTGGACTGGCTGTTTCGCTACGGCGGCGAGGAATTCGTGGTGGCCGCGCCCCACACGGCCCTGGGCAACGCCGCGCTTTTGGCCGAAAAGCTGCGGCTCATCGTGGCCGGCAAGCCTTTTCCCCACGGCATCGCCGGCAGCATCAGCCTGGGCGTGGCCGAGCTCAAGCCCGGGGAATCGGTGGAAGAACTCATGGCCCGGGTGGACGCGGCCCTGTACACGGCCAAGAATGCCGGCCGAAACCGCGTGGCCGTGGCCGGCTGCGCCTCGGAAAACGACACCCAATGCCCCCTGCCTGAACCCCTGCCGACCAGCTAATGCCAATTCTCTTGCTAAAGCGAAACCACAGGACAAATGAAGCGTTGATATGATTGGATATTGATAAAACATAACTGTCGTTATATTTTATCATAGGCATACCCCCCTTTCAGGGAGGGTCCGGGAGGGGGTTACCCCCTCCCGGCCGCCGGAGGCATCTTCTCCCCAAACGCCGCCCCCGCCGACGCCGTAGGCGCGCCGGCCAGGGCTTCCAGGCGGGCGGCATCGAGAATCTCCACCGCGCTGCCGGTCAGGCTGATGAGTCCCTCGTCCACGAAGCGGCGCAGCACCCGGGAAAGCGTTTCAGGGATGGTGCCGAGGTAGGCGGCCAGCTGGCCCTTGGGCAGGTCGAGGGGCAGCACGCGTTTTTTGCTTTGCGCGCCAAGGAGCAGCAAATGGGAGGCCAGGCGCGCCGGCACTTCGCGAAGGCTCAAGTCTTCGAGCTTTCGCACCAGCTGGCGCAGGCGGATGGAGAGCAGGCCCAGCATGGTCAGCGCCAGGTCCGGGTCGTCGGCCAACAGTTTGCGGAAGCGTTCGCGCGGGAAAAAGAGATAATCGCCCTCTTCCATGGCCTGGGCGTTGGCCGGATAGACGCCGCCGGCAAAGACCGCCACCTCGGCGAACACCTCGCCCGGGCCGAACACGTGGATGATGTGCTCCTTGCCGGCCAGCGAGGTCTGGTAGATACGCACCTTGCCCGAGGCCACGGAGAAAAACCCCTCGGCCGGATCGCCGGAGAAAAAAATGTCCTGCCCCCGCCCGTAGCGCCGCACCTCGGCCACGGCGGCCAGGGCGGCCAGCTCCTTGGGACCAAGCCCGGAAAACAGACTGATGTCGGCCACGGCCTGGATGGTGTCCACGACTGTTCCTCCCTGTTGACGCCGCTTGACGTAAGTCAAGGCGCGGCCGGGCGACCCCTGTCACCCTGGCCGAACCCTCTTCCCTTAAACGGTAAAAAACCGCCAAAGGATGCGCCATGACTGCGGAAGTCGTCATACTCGAAACCTGCCGGGGCGTCACGTCGGGAGTCTGTCCCCACGCCGCGCCCCTGTCCGCCAACACCCTGGCCGAGCTGGTGGAGCTGGCCGCCTGCGCCGCCGTGCCCGTGGCCCTGGCCGAGCTGGCCCGGCCGCTTCGCCGCCACGAACAGTTTAGGCTGGCCGTCTCGGCCTGTCCCAACGCCTGCGTGCGCCCCCAGGTGGCCGATCTGGGGCTTATCGCCGTACGCGAGGCGTCCGTCGATCCCGAGGCCTGCCACGGCTGCGGGGCCTGCGCCGAGGCCTGCCCGGACGCGGCCATACAGATCACCGCCGGCAAGGCGGTCATCAACCAGGGCACATGCCTGGGCTGCGGCGCTTGCGCCCGGGTCTGCCCAAGCCGGGCCATCGCCAGCGGCCCGGTGGCCTACCGCGTCTTCCTGGGCGGCCGTCTCGGCCGCCGGCCGCGCCTGGGCACGGAGCTTAGCCGCCGCCTCGCTCCCCGCGAGGCCGTGGAACTGGCCCGTCGGACCCTGGCCGTCTTTACCCGGGACATGCG is from Solidesulfovibrio magneticus RS-1 and encodes:
- a CDS encoding GGDEF domain-containing protein, with amino-acid sequence MDIPAKDAIAAANRRYKRSLTLRYLIALALAAVLALCSYLLFRHIMAAVDRAAAVTAVSGSQRLLTQRVLAQCLLLAAADDDETRRDIKARLGQALSALQVNHQRLLADLDDPASLAAAAPDLRDIYFKPPYDLDKGMRLFLKNARAFATSEAARPSLSDEAFLNLLAYGENELLRDLGFVIQRYQQLAMSRLTVLRRLESGAALGMMAVLAASGLFIFRPMVRRICADRERLQGANDALAELAVTDQLTGAYNRLKFNEVMHTQVARSARYGEALSVVMFDIDHFKVVNDTYGHGAGDDMLRELARRVIEATRGVDWLFRYGGEEFVVAAPHTALGNAALLAEKLRLIVAGKPFPHGIAGSISLGVAELKPGESVEELMARVDAALYTAKNAGRNRVAVAGCASENDTQCPLPEPLPTS
- a CDS encoding Crp/Fnr family transcriptional regulator, whose product is MDTIQAVADISLFSGLGPKELAALAAVAEVRRYGRGQDIFFSGDPAEGFFSVASGKVRIYQTSLAGKEHIIHVFGPGEVFAEVAVFAGGVYPANAQAMEEGDYLFFPRERFRKLLADDPDLALTMLGLLSIRLRQLVRKLEDLSLREVPARLASHLLLLGAQSKKRVLPLDLPKGQLAAYLGTIPETLSRVLRRFVDEGLISLTGSAVEILDAARLEALAGAPTASAGAAFGEKMPPAAGRG
- a CDS encoding 4Fe-4S dicluster domain-containing protein, with translation MTAEVVILETCRGVTSGVCPHAAPLSANTLAELVELAACAAVPVALAELARPLRRHEQFRLAVSACPNACVRPQVADLGLIAVREASVDPEACHGCGACAEACPDAAIQITAGKAVINQGTCLGCGACARVCPSRAIASGPVAYRVFLGGRLGRRPRLGTELSRRLAPREAVELARRTLAVFTRDMRPGLRFADLVFPGGLPGLPAWALA